Within the Deinococcus peraridilitoris DSM 19664 genome, the region ACGAACGCAGCCTCATTGCTGATCGGATGCGGCGCGGTCGCCTTGCCAAACTCAAAGCAGGCGTGTTACTGCCCTGGACCCAGCCTCCTTTTGGCTACCGCGTTGATCCTGCTTGCCCACGCGACCCTGCGGGCGTGCGCCTGGAACCGGCGGAAGCCGAACTCGTACAGCAGCTCTACGACTGGTACCTTGAAGAAGGCGCCACCTTCCTGGCGATCATTGCTCGTCTCAAACACGCGAACATTCAAAGTCCGAAAGGCAAAGCCTTATGGGTTCCGTCCACCGTCCGGCAAGTGCTGTGCAATCCCGTGTACACCGGCACCACCTATGGCAATCGCTGGGAAGCCATCCCGGCACGCTCACGGAAGTCGCCGTTCAAGCCAGTTGGAAAGTCCGGTCAGAGCCACCGTCAGCGGCCCCGTGAAGAATGGGTACCTATTGCCGTGCCGGCCATCGTCGAGCAGGAGGTGTTTGATCGCGTGCAGAGTAAGTTGTCGCTGAATCAGCAACGATCCAGGCGGAACAACACCAAACACCCCTACCTGCTGCGGGGCTTGGTCAGCTGTGGGCGCTGCCGGTGTTCCTGCCCAGGCCGGACGACCAAATCAGGCCAGTCATACTATGCGTGCAGCCTGAAAACCAACTACCTGCGCGCCGCAGGCAACGGTGTGGAAATCTGTACCGCTCGCTACACGCCTGCCCAGCAATTGGACGAGATCGTCTGGGCGGATTTATGCGCAGTACTCAAGCAGCCAGACTTGATCGAACTGGCACTGGAACGGCGACACGGTGGGGCCTGGTTGCCGCAGGAGCTACAAGCCAGGCAAGCGAACTTGCGTGCGGCATTGTCAGGACTTGAGGGCCAACGGCAACGCCTGCTGGAGGCTTACCTGGCCAGGGTGATCGAGTTGGGCGAGTTCGAACGAGCGCGGATGGAACTGGACCGCAAACGCGAGCAGATCGAGATTCAGCAGCGCCTGGTGCAGGTGCAAGTCGCGCAGCGACAGGAATTGGCACAATTGACGGACTCGCTGGAAGGGTTCTGCGCGTCAGTGCGCGAAGGGTTGGAGCATGCTGATTTTGACCGGAAGCGCCTGCTGGTCGAGTTGCTGGTGGACCGAGTGATCGTGGAGGAAGAGCATGTTGAGATTCGGTATGCGGTGCCGACCTCGCGGGACCGCCCGAGGGTTCCGTTTTGTCAATTGCGTTTCGACTATTTCAATCGCATTGGTTGTGTACACCACCTTCCTGATCTCCGGCGGAAACGCAAAGAACGGCGTGACCCTGGCCCAGTGGCGCTGCCACGTTGCCCCAACCGCCGGGTATTTGGCATCGTGCTTCTCTCGGAACGCGACGAGGGCGCGCTCGGCCTGCTCAACGGTCGAGGCGGCATAGATCGTTTGAGATCGGCCGCGACTGCTTTGTGTTCTTTCCAGTTCACGAAGGCCAGCGAGAGCCGGACCATGGACCATGTGGACGGTGCAAAGTTGCACCTGCGTCTTGGGGAAGACGGCTTCGATCGCCTCGGGAAAGCCCTTCAGCCCGTCCACGCAAGCGATGAACACATCCCGCACGCCCCGGTTCTCGAGCTCGGTCAGCACCGAGAGCCAGAACTTGGCTCCCTCGGGTTTGAGGGTCCACAAGCCCAGCACCTCTTTGGTTCCTTCGAGGTTCACGCCGATGGCCGGGTAGACCGCTCGGGGAGCGACCAGCCCGTCTTTGCGGATTTTGACGTGCAAGCAGTCGAGGTAAAGACTCGGATAGACCGCCTCTAACGGGCGCGAGCGCCATGCCTGAAAGGTCTTGCAGCTGATTCTGGATGTCCCGGTTCGTCATGCCGTGGGCGTACAGCGACGATCTTGTCGTCCAATCCCTCGAATCACCGTTCACCGTTGGTGCTTGGGTAAGATCGCGGGCTCGAACGCACCACGACGGTTGCGGGAACGTCGATCTCGACGCTGCCGAACTCAGCCTGCACGGTCTTTTTCGACTTTCCGTTTGGGGTGTTTCTTGTTTCGTTGGTCACCCGTCCGCCCGACTCGTGGCCGAGGTGGTGTGTCAGCTCGACGGTCGCCGCACCCCCGACTCGCCAAAGCTGTCGGGGGTGCGGCGACCGTCGAGCAGCTGGTCGAGGAGTTGCGGGTCAAGCTTCGTTTCTGCTGCTGGCATGGACACGTCCTTTCGTCAGATGCGGTTCCTGCCCCAGATCCACAAAATTCTGTACAGGCTCGCGCGAGGCCATGCCCCCCTTTCTTCACTGCTATCACCGCGAACGCAAGCATTCAGCCCTGAGGTACGCCACTCCTTGGGCTACCCTCACTTCACCGGCGTACGCTCGCGTCATCGCCTGAAGTCAAACCTGGAGCACGACCAGCTGCCTGGTGAAGCCGCCCGCGAGTACTTGCACCAAGTGAAGCTCGACGCCATCATCTCCAAAGGAAATCAGCGCAGCCGTCATAGCAAATCCAAGGGTAAGTCTCGCTTGGCTGCATGAAGCAAACCCACCGAGTAGGCGAGCTACAAGCCATCAACCGACCCACGTTTCTGTTTCTGCTTTGCGTGCACCTTCAACACCAGCGAGAAGTCGAAGGCCTTTGGTCCGCTACGACGAGCACTGTCCGCAAACGCCCAGGGTGACGCCCTACTTTTTCTGAAGGCGCGTTTGTAGCTGTGTATTCCCCCCGTGCCGACAAAGAAGTGACATCTCGTGAGCGGGTGGGGCGGTGTCTGGGCAGAGAGGGTGGGAGCGTGGCGCGCTGTAGCCCTGACTTGAGAGGCGGTGTAGTCGGCGTCAACGAAGAATAATTGTTTAAGCGGTATAGCCATCACGTCACATCGGGAAAGCCAGCCGCTTTTCAGCCGAAGCCATGTGGTCCAAATTCAGCTTCTCAGGGGGCCTTACTCGTTGAGCTTTTGCGGTCGCAGTAGGCGACGGGCAATGAGATTCGCCAGATGTCTTACCGTACGCATGAGCAGTGGCTTGAGCTCAAGAGGTTGGCGCCCTGGAGGCTACCGAACCATGCACTTTTATCACGCAGCGGGTGGTGTGTCACCTGCTGCCCATTCCTGCGGTTCTGCGTTGTCTTGGTGGAGCGAACAGGGGAGGGGGTATGATTGTCTTTCAAAAACAATTATCCTTCATTACAGGAGTTGCATGCCCGAACCCTTCCACACCGCCCTGCAAGAAGCCCAGTCATTCCTGCCAGAACGCGTTGAGCTGATCCGCCGTCACCTCAGCCAGGAACACGGCCTCAACGCCGTACTCGACCTGCTCGAACCCCACCTGCCCCAAGCCAGAGGAACCCGCATCAACACCCGCAGCGGCATCCGCATCTACCTTCAATGGGCCCGCGACCAGGGCCGCAGCGTGCTCCACCCGGACCCCAAGACCGGCGAGGATTACCTTCAGTACCTCAAAAGTCGCTACGACACCCAGGCCAACACCCTCAACAACCGCCTCAGCCAGGCGAGGAGTTTTTACAACGTTCTCCACGGGCTCGGCCACTCGGTTCCTGACCCGTTCGACCGCCTCGACAACCCCCGATACGACCCGGCAGCCCACCGCGACACCTACACTCCTGAAGAACTCATACGCCTGCTCGCCCACGCCGACACCGAAGGAAAAGTGATGGTCCTGCTCGGCGCGCACGCCGGACTCACCGGACCTGAAGTCGTCTCGCTGCGCTGGAGTGACATCAGGATGCACGGTGAGATCCTCAGCATCAAAAAACGCCTCGTTGAAGAACCACAAGAGCTGCTGGGTGCGCTCAGAACCCTGGCGCAGTCACGAGGCGTCCTGCACGACGTCCGCGCTCCCACGCTCTTCCAGAGTGACGGAAACGCACGCCTCTTCAGCTTCGAAAACGACAACGAACTCCGCCACGCCCTCTACAGCCTCTGTGGGCACGCCAACGTCAACTCCCGCTCGCCCCGCAGCACCATCGCCCGCGGCTGGCGCGCGTTACGAAACAACGCCGGCCTGCGCATCCTCGAGCTCACTGGGGACCCGGAAGTCGTGCAGGAACGCCTCGGGCTCGGCACACTCAAAGCCGTTCAGCCGCTTATTGAAAAACACAAACGCCAACAAAGCCGGTGAAACTCCCGTCGGATCCGAGCAGACGGAGTGCCTGAACGCGCTGGCGCTGCGTCTTACCAGCTTCGTGAAAGGCTACTGCGGATTGGGTGAGCACCGCGAAATATTTGATGACACCCACGCCAGGTGATCGCTTCCGGTGAAGTTACGACACCTGCACCAGGTCGCCGCTCCATCTGCTCGGCTCGCAAGGTAGTGGGAATTACGTCGTTGACTTCGGGGTGTCCCGCGCCGCACACGACGATCCGCCGCACTCCGCGCTCCTCACGCACTTCGGTTCGCGCGAAGTGGGCGGCCAGATCGCCAGTTACCACGCCGACCTCGCCATGAAACTTCGCCCGCACCTGGGGCGCGGACTGGAAGGAGTCGCGCGTCGACACCGCGCGACTCGCCTGGCTGGACCTCGACGCAAAGGGTGAGGAATATTGGCACACCATGACCCTCGCGGGCCGTTTGGCGCAGGCCAGTCATGAACTCACCCACACGCGGGTGCCGCGCGCCGTGGACGTGCCCGCCATGCAGTCCCTGTGGAACGGGCATAACCTCACGTGGCGGAACGGCAACACCATCGTGCACCGCGAAGGCGCCACCCCGGCCGAAGCGGGCCGGCTGGGCATCGTTCCCGGGTTGATGGCGTCCGAAGCGCTGCTGGTGGAAGGCTTGGAAAGTGCGCTCCGCTTGAAGCACCAGTCACGGTGCAGACGGTCAGTTGGGCCGCAGACAGGCGGAAAGGACCTTGTCGCGTGAAGTGGTAGACGCGCACCTCGCGGCAATGGGCGTGACGCGGCTGGTCGGCGGGATGGACTAGGGCCTGTTGACCAGGGGTAAAAAGAAGCCTGGATCTAAAATTCTGACTCCTCAAACGTCCCCACAACCAAGTGCCCCCATCCCACCTGCTCGATTTCCCCACCCGACGCCCAACGCGCGCCTCCACCCTTGATGCGGAACTCCGTGCCTGGAATCACCCATCGGTGTTCAAACTCCGGAAATCGAGCCTGCTCTGCCGACAGCTGCGATGGATCAAGCCACACCGAGTCGCACTCCGGACAAAACAGAAAGAGAGTATGACTGTCCGAGGCGCGGCGGAAGAACAGCGGTGATCCCTCGCAGATCAAGCACTCTGTTCCCATGTGGTAAGCCATCCACTGCTCCCCTCTGACGCTCAAGTAAGCGTTGGCTTGTTATACCGTGTCACCCTCAGAAAGCTACTCCAGCATGCTCGCCAAGGTGACCCAGCCCTCATACTGCGCTGCCAGCTTGTCGAACCGCGTTGCTACACGCCGATGGCGTTTCAAACGGTTCACCAGGCGTTCGATCTTGTTCCGGTCGCGGTATGCGGCGTGGTCGAAGTGCCGAATCTTCCCTTGGTCACGTCGTGCGGGGATAACCGCACGAATACGCCGCAGGCGTAGAAGGCGGCGCAAGCTGGGATAGCTGTAGCCCTTGTCACCGATGATTACGTGGGGCCGTGACCGCGGGCGTCCTTGAGCCGCTCGCTTGATTCGGCCCAAGTTCATCAAGGGCTCCAGGAACTTCGCTTCATGGCGCTCTCCACCTGACAGTACAAAGGCGATGGGTTTGCCTTGTCCATCTGCACGCAGGTGCAACTTTGTGCTGAAGCCTCCTCGGGAACGGCCCAGGGCTTGATGCTGCTGTCCGCCTTTTGCGCCTGCGGCACATTGGTGCGGGCGGATCACGGTGCTGTCGACGAAGTGCCGACTCCAGTCGAGTTGTCCTCGGAGGTCAGCCTCTCCTTGGAGTTGGTGGAGCAGGCTGCGCCAGATTCCAGTGAGTGTCCAGCGGCGAAAGCGGACGTAGACGCTGTTCCACTTACCGTAGCGTTCCGGCAGGTCACGCCATGGTGCGCCGGTTGCGAGGATCCAGAGGATTCCGTTGAGAACAGTGCGGTGGTCGTGGTAGGGCCGCCCTCGGGTCTGTTGTTGAGGCAGGAGGGGTGCAAGGCGGTTCCACTGCTCGTCGGTCAGGTCATGACGGCACAGTGCATCAAGCTACCACTTGGTCAACAGACCCTAGGCCCGTGGCATACAAGGACATCCACACGGTGGCGGGTATTCAGGAAGCCACGGGTTTGGTGCGGGTGCTGGGGCGCTTCCAGCCGAAACGGGT harbors:
- a CDS encoding tyrosine-type recombinase/integrase, with amino-acid sequence MPEPFHTALQEAQSFLPERVELIRRHLSQEHGLNAVLDLLEPHLPQARGTRINTRSGIRIYLQWARDQGRSVLHPDPKTGEDYLQYLKSRYDTQANTLNNRLSQARSFYNVLHGLGHSVPDPFDRLDNPRYDPAAHRDTYTPEELIRLLAHADTEGKVMVLLGAHAGLTGPEVVSLRWSDIRMHGEILSIKKRLVEEPQELLGALRTLAQSRGVLHDVRAPTLFQSDGNARLFSFENDNELRHALYSLCGHANVNSRSPRSTIARGWRALRNNAGLRILELTGDPEVVQERLGLGTLKAVQPLIEKHKRQQSR
- a CDS encoding RtcB family protein, with the protein product MAYKDIHTVAGIQEATGLVRVLGRFQPKRVRMTGKQGDDE
- a CDS encoding IS256 family transposase, which gives rise to MSCKTFQAWRSRPLEAVYPSLYLDCLHVKIRKDGLVAPRAVYPAIGVNLEGTKEVLGLWTLKPEGAKFWLSVLTELENRGVRDVFIACVDGLKGFPEAIEAVFPKTQVQLCTVHMVHGPALAGLRELERTQSSRGRSQTIYAASTVEQAERALVAFREKHDAKYPAVGATWQRHWARVTPFFAFPPEIRKVVYTTNAIEIVETQLTKRNPRAVPRGRHRIPNLNMLFLHDHSVHQQLDQQALPVKISMLQPFAH
- a CDS encoding RtcB family protein codes for the protein MDLDAKGEEYWHTMTLAGRLAQASHELTHTRVPRAVDVPAMQSLWNGHNLTWRNGNTIVHREGATPAEAGRLGIVPGLMASEALLVEGLESALRLKHQSRCRRSVGPQTGGKDLVA
- a CDS encoding IS5 family transposase, with product MCRHDLTDEQWNRLAPLLPQQQTRGRPYHDHRTVLNGILWILATGAPWRDLPERYGKWNSVYVRFRRWTLTGIWRSLLHQLQGEADLRGQLDWSRHFVDSTVIRPHQCAAGAKGGQQHQALGRSRGGFSTKLHLRADGQGKPIAFVLSGGERHEAKFLEPLMNLGRIKRAAQGRPRSRPHVIIGDKGYSYPSLRRLLRLRRIRAVIPARRDQGKIRHFDHAAYRDRNKIERLVNRLKRHRRVATRFDKLAAQYEGWVTLASMLE